The following DNA comes from Cellulomonas soli.
GTACAAGACGGGCAACGAGAGCAACGACACGATCCCCGAGGGAGTCCGGCGCTTCCTGCGCTCGGCCGTGAACCGGCGTCGGCTCGTGGGCGTCATGGGGTCGGGCAACCGCAACTTCGGGCGGTTCTACCAGATGGCCGCACGCGAGGTCGCACGCCGGTCGGGGCGGCCGGTGCTCTTCGAGTTCGAGCTCTCCGGCACGCCGTGGGACGTGCAGGAGGCCCTGCGGATCATGGAACGGCTGGACCGGGCGCTGACTGCGGCACCGGGGATGGCGCTGCTGCCGGAGTGAGGGCGGGCAGCTCGCAGGCCTCGCGCCGCGCGGTGTACCGGTCGTACAGGGTGACGACGAGCGCGACCAGGTAGGCGAACAGCAGGACGTCGCCGACGTGCACGGTGCCCCGCCGACCGGTTGCGAACGCGGCGAACACGAGCATGGCCACGACGCTGATCGCGGTGTTCGCCCCGACCTGCACGCCGAGGGGCAGCCGACCGACCCGGGCGCCGTGCCCCCGCGCACGCCACACGGAGAGCCCCGCGTGCGCGACCACGGTCGCGGCCACCACGAGCGCCACGACCGACAGCGGCCCGTCGACGTTCGGGTACGACTCGAACATGATCATCGTGACGAGCGCCGCGAGCGCGATCTTCTCGAGCAGGTGACCCAGGCCGCGCGGGGCGACCGCCACCGGGCCGTGCGGCACGAAGCCGGTGAGCGCCGACACGCGGTCGGCGTCGACCGCGAACGGCCAGTCCTGCGGGGGCAGACGCCGGGACAGCCGACGCCAGCCGAACCACAGGGCCACCACGAGCGCGAGCAGCAGGACGACCACCCACGGCCGGTTCGCGAAGCCGTCGGCCCACGAGTCCGTCGGGTCGACGCCGAGGACCGCGCGCTTGAACTCGTCGGTGAAGTCCAGCTGGGCGACGTGGATCCACCACTCCTGCGGCAGCTTGATGACGACCCAGATCAGCGCGGCGATCCACACCAGGGCCTTGCGGGACAGGCGCCCGGCGTCCCACCGGGTACGGACGACCTCGATCGCGATGACGACGTACTCGAACGTGTTCGGGAAGACCATGAGCAGCCATCGCTCGCCGGTCAGCTCGAAGGCCAGCACGCCGACCAGGCGGTAGTACCAGAGGCCCGCCGCGAGCCACAGCGAGAACGGTGCGCGCCAGTTCCGGATGACCGCCAGGTACGCGATCGTCAGGTAGTAGATGTCGAGCGCCTTGTCGTACGACTGGTAGTTGTCGAGCGGCAGGTCCGTGAACGTGGCGAACACGGTCTGGTCGACGCCGTCGATCACGAGCGCGGCGATGAGCGCAGGCAGCGGGAACCGCGGGATGAACAGCGGCACCACCAGGCGCAGCCCGAGGACCAGCACGAACACGGCCAGGTCGAGATTCGAGGCGTCCGCCATGGCGGGCACTCTAGGGCCGGCGGGCGCGCACCGCGTGCGGAACGGGCGGGGCCACGCCACCATCTGTCCAGCACGTCGACGGCGACGGGCACGCGCGGGAGGCGGAGGCCGGTGGAGCGCATCACGCACTGGGTCGGCGGGGCCCCGGAGGACGACGGGACGGCACGGACGATCCCGGTGGTCGACCCGGCGACGGGCAGGCAGAGCGCCGAGCTCACGCTGGGCGACGCCGACGTGGTCGACAGGGCGGTGCGTGCGGCGACGGTCGCGCAGCGCGCGTGGGGGCGGGCCTCGCTCGTCACGCGCACGGCGGTGATGTTCCGGCTGCGCCAGCTGCTGCTCGACGAGATCGACGTGCTGGCCCGGATCATCTCCGCCGAGCACGGCAAGACGGTCGAGGACGCTGTCGGGGAGATCCGCCGGGGCTGCGAGACGGTCGACTACGTGTGCGGCATCAGCGCGGCCACGAAGGGCGAGTTCTCCGCCGACGTCTCGACCGGTGTCGACGTGCACGCGTTCCGGCAGCCGCTCGGGGTGGTCGCGGGGATCACGCCGTTCAACTTCCCGGCGATGGTGCCGCTGTGGATGCACCCGGTGGCGATCGCGACGGGCAACGCGTTCGTCCTCAAGCCGTCCGAGCGGGACCCCTCGGCGTCGATGTTCGTCGCGGACCTGTACCGACGGGCCGGGCTGCCCGACGGGGTGTTCTCGGTCGTGCACGGCGACAAGGCGGTCGTCGACGCGATCCTCGACCACCCGGGGATCGCGGCGGTCTCCTTCGTCGGGTCGACGCCGGTCGCCCGGTACGTGCAGCAGCGCGGCGTCGCGGCGGGCAAGCGCGTGCAGGCGCTCGGCGGGGCGAACAACCACGCCGTGGTGCTGCCCGACGCGGACATCGCGTTCGCGGCCGCGCAGATCGCGTCGGGGGCCTTCGGGTCGGCGGGTGAGCGGTGCATGGCCGTCCCGGTGGCGATCGCCGTGGGGGAGGCGGCCGACCCGTTCGTCGACGAGCTGCGGCGACTGGCCGCGGCGGTCGTCGTCGGGCCCGGCGACCGGCCGGGTGTCGAGATGGGACCGCTCATCACCGCGACGTCGCGGGACCGTGTGGTCGAGCTGGTCACCCAGGCCGTGGACGCGGGTGCGCACGCCGTGGTCGACGGTCGCGGCCTGGTCGTCGCGGGGTACGAGGGCGGGCACTTCGTCGGACCGACGGTGCTCGACCACGTCACGACGGACATGCGGGCGTACCGCGAGGAGGTGTTCGGACCCGTGCTCACCGTGCTGCGCGTCGACACGTTCGAGGACGCCCTGGCCCTGGTGAACTCCTCGCCGTTCGGCAACGGGTCGGCGGTCTTCACCTCGTCGGGCGAGCTCGCGCGCCGCTACGTGCACGAGGTGCAGGCCGGGATGGTCGGGGTCAACGTGCCGATCCCGGTGCCCGTCGCCTTCTACTCGTTCGGCGGGTGGAAG
Coding sequences within:
- a CDS encoding CoA-acylating methylmalonate-semialdehyde dehydrogenase translates to MERITHWVGGAPEDDGTARTIPVVDPATGRQSAELTLGDADVVDRAVRAATVAQRAWGRASLVTRTAVMFRLRQLLLDEIDVLARIISAEHGKTVEDAVGEIRRGCETVDYVCGISAATKGEFSADVSTGVDVHAFRQPLGVVAGITPFNFPAMVPLWMHPVAIATGNAFVLKPSERDPSASMFVADLYRRAGLPDGVFSVVHGDKAVVDAILDHPGIAAVSFVGSTPVARYVQQRGVAAGKRVQALGGANNHAVVLPDADIAFAAAQIASGAFGSAGERCMAVPVAIAVGEAADPFVDELRRLAAAVVVGPGDRPGVEMGPLITATSRDRVVELVTQAVDAGAHAVVDGRGLVVAGYEGGHFVGPTVLDHVTTDMRAYREEVFGPVLTVLRVDTFEDALALVNSSPFGNGSAVFTSSGELARRYVHEVQAGMVGVNVPIPVPVAFYSFGGWKESLFGDHHAHGPEGVRFWTRQKVVTTRWPHQDRPVAASMAFPNVVA
- the nrdI gene encoding class Ib ribonucleoside-diphosphate reductase assembly flavoprotein NrdI; this translates as MRRTPIYYYSSASGLVRTFAERLDRPVYNLAEREHRLSEADGPWVLLTPSYKTGNESNDTIPEGVRRFLRSAVNRRRLVGVMGSGNRNFGRFYQMAAREVARRSGRPVLFEFELSGTPWDVQEALRIMERLDRALTAAPGMALLPE